In a genomic window of Clostridia bacterium:
- a CDS encoding sugar ABC transporter permease, which yields MYNKKKYLIVPFLLPILLITAIFIFYPAIINIYNGAFTFRHKLDTNPVFVGFGNVLWLLKDKVFWTALTNTAILVLLVIVFQVGIALILALLVDNINKKYAAFLRIIYFMPIVISATAIGTMYLLFIQPTGLFTKLIFKDTFNWLPINNPLALFIVILPVIWQYIGFYFVILLTGLSTIPEEYKEAALIDGASNLQVVRYITIPMLWNVLRTCMVLAITGALKVFDLPHTVAVHGAPAQQTMFMGTYNYYLYSTNRLGQSAVYSVFIVLVGVLVSLLSNAILKENKDI from the coding sequence ATGTATAACAAAAAGAAATACCTAATAGTTCCGTTTCTGCTGCCAATTTTGTTGATCACTGCAATATTTATATTTTATCCTGCCATCATCAACATATACAATGGTGCGTTTACCTTTAGACACAAGCTTGATACCAACCCTGTGTTTGTTGGCTTTGGAAATGTTTTATGGCTTTTAAAGGATAAGGTTTTTTGGACTGCATTAACCAATACAGCTATCTTAGTCCTTTTGGTTATTGTATTTCAGGTTGGAATTGCTCTGATTTTGGCTTTGTTGGTAGACAACATCAACAAAAAATATGCAGCTTTCTTAAGAATTATATATTTTATGCCCATAGTAATTTCAGCAACAGCAATAGGAACAATGTATCTTCTGTTTATACAGCCGACTGGTTTGTTTACTAAGTTGATTTTTAAAGACACTTTTAATTGGCTGCCGATTAATAACCCTTTGGCGTTGTTTATCGTAATACTGCCTGTAATATGGCAATACATAGGATTTTATTTTGTTATTTTGCTTACCGGTCTTTCGACTATTCCGGAAGAGTACAAAGAGGCGGCGCTTATAGACGGTGCGTCTAACTTGCAGGTAGTAAGATACATAACAATACCTATGTTGTGGAATGTGCTGCGCACTTGTATGGTTTTGGCTATAACTGGCGCTTTAAAAGTGTTTGATTTGCCTCATACGGTTGCAGTGCATGGAGCACCAGCTCAACAGACTATGTTTATGGGAACATATAATTACTATCTATACAGCACTAACAGATTAGGGCAATCAGCAGTGTATTCTGTATTTATCGTTTTGGTGGGCGTTTTGGTATCTTTGCTTTCTAACGCCATATTAAAAGAAAATAAGGATATATAA